GACATGTCAGACCTCGTCCCGCACGAATCCGAGGGCTTGGACCTTGCCCTCCTTGTTCACTGGGCATTCGCGCACGCAAAGGCCGCAGCCCTTGCAGTGGAAGTAGTTCACTTCCTTCACGAACTTGCGCGTTCCACCTGACGGATCCTGTCCGTCTTCCAGCACGATGGCGTCTTCCGGGCAGTATTCCCAGCAGGCCAGGCAGTGGATGCAGTGTTCGCGATGGGTGATGGGCTTCCAGGTGCGCCAGGAGCCGGTCTCATACTTGGCCGCGCTGCCGGCTTCCAGGATCACGCCGCCATGGGGCAGCTCCTGCCAGGTCTTGAGTGTTGACATGATCGGTTCCTCAGCCCACGTGGCAGAGGTCGTGCCCCTGCTGGATGGCGGTCAGGTTCTTTTCCACAAGGTCAGGGCCCAGAAGTTCCGAGAAGACGTGGTCGGCTTCCTTCTTGAGTTGCTCCAGTCCGATGATGTGCGGAGCGATCTTGGCGAAGGCCCCCAGCATGGTGGAGTTTGGGATTTCCCGGCGAAACAATTTGTGGGAAATTTCGTTGGCAGCCACCGTCACCACGCGGTTTTCCAGCCCGAGGATCTCCCGGACCTGGTCGGAGGTCTTCTCGATGTTCACCAAGAAGATGGTGTGTTCCATGACCCCTTCCCGGATGGCGGGAAGTTGGAGCAGGCTCGCGTCGACCACGATCACCACGTCCGGTGTGGTGACCGGGGTGTGGATCCGGATCACCTGATCGGAAAAGCGGTTGAACGCCTTCACGGGCGCACCGCGCCGCTCGGGCCCGTATTCGGGGAATGCGACGACATTGCGTCCGGTGCCTTGGACGCACTCGGCCAGGGATTTTGCACCCGTGACGGCACCTTGGCCGCCGCGGCCATGCCAGCGGATTTCGAAGTATTTGGACATAGGGTAACGTGGAAAGTTAGCCAAAAATCAACAAACAACAGAACAGGAGATCCGAAACTCTTTTTGTGGGGGAAGGGGAGATTTGGATACTTTTACGGCGCCATCCGGTTTCGCCCTGCTCGCGTGAATTCCCCGTCTGAGCGGTGGTGATGGTGGGGGAGTCGACATGAGGGCAATCCAGGCATGGGCGATCGCCCTGGGGGTGGTGGGAGTCCTGGCTTCCTGCGATGGCGGTCGGGATGAGGAACCGTATTGCCGGACCACATGCACCTCCGACCAAGAGTATCCCTTGTCCGGGAGTTTCCGTTCCGCTGTCGGGGTGAAGGGAGTGTACCAGACCTTCACGTTCGGGCCGGACAGCGCGGCGGTCTATGTGCGCGAGAACGGCTGCGTGGAAGAACGGGATTCCGGAAGGGCCTTGCTCAAAGCCATTTCCGGTAGTGCGGTCCTGCAGGTTCGTCTGGACCGGGGATGGGGAATGGATGCAACCTACCGGGGTCGCGCGTGCGCCCCGTTGGTCCCTCTCGCCAAAGGGGAAATGACGGCCATGGAGGATCCGTTTCCCTTCCGTTGGCTGGATGGAGCCGAAGCTTTCGAGATCCAGGTCTCGCCCGTCAGCTGGATGAGGTTCGACAAGATCTGACGTCCATCGCCGTGAAGACGGATGTGGCGTACATTGAGTCTCCATGGACACCACCCAGATGCCGGATACGTTGGTCGTTTTTGCCCACCCCGCTTTCGAGAAATCCCGGGTCCACCGAACCTGGTTGCCTGAGGTGCAGGCTCTGCCGTTCGTGGAGGTGCGCGACCTGTGCCAGCTCTATCCCGGTGGGGTGGTCGATGTGAAAGCAGAACAAGCAGCCTTGGAAGCTGCTCGTACCGTGGTGCTGCAATTTCCGCTCTACTGGTATGCCTGCCCGGGCATTCTCAAGGAGTGGATCGATCAGGTCTTTGAACATGGCTGGGCGTATGGCCAGGCGGGAACCGCCTTGCGTGGCAAGCGCCTGGTGGTGGCGACCTCCGCGGGTGGAGCACGCGAGGCCTACCAGGCGGAAGGCAGAAACCGACATCCCATCAAGGAATACCTGCTTCCCCACGAAGGCTTGGCACGATTGTGTGGCATGGATTGGCTGGGCGTGTTCGCCTTGCATGGCGCTTTGGCGGTCCGGCAGAAGCAGGATGCCCAACCCTCCGCCGCCGCCTACGTGCGCCTGTTGCAAGGCCTGCACGACAACACGTTGGATCTGGCTCGCCTCCGTGTTTGCGAAAACATCCTTGAAGCGATCGAGGCCGCCTGATGACCTTGGTCGCGATCGTTTTCCTTCTGCTGGCCACCGTGGCTCTGGTGCCGTTGGCGACCCGATTGGGAATCGGATCCGCCATGGCCTACTTGGTGGCAGGTATCCTCGCGGGTCCGCACATTGTGGGAGTGATGTCCGATCCCGCCTCGCTTTCCCACGCGGCGGAGTTCGGCGTGGTGATCATGCTGTTTCTGGTGGGATTGGAGCTGCGGCCTCGGGAGCTGTGGCGCCTGCGCGGGCCATTGGTCGCCTTGGGCGGAGCCCAGGTGGTCGGAACCGCGCTCTTGGTCGCGCTGGTGGGCTGGTTCGCGGGGCTGTCCTGGCAGGCGAGCCTTGCCGTGGGGGCGGCGATGGCAATGTCGTCCACTGCCTTGGCCTTGCCCGCGTTGCGGGATCGTGGGCTGGGCAGTGGCCCGACCGGCCACGGAGCGTTGGCGATCCTGCTGTTCCAAGACATCGCGGTGATTCCGCTTCTGGCGCTGCTGCCACTGTTGGCGACAAAAACCGTCTCCGATTTCCACGATGCCGGAGCCCTCGGATTCCTTCCGGGATTCGCTCGCACGCCGGCGGCGATCGTGGTCTTGGCCCTGGTCCTGGTGGCCACGCAATGGGCAGCCAAGCATGTGTTCCGTTGGTTGGCGCTCTCCCGCCAGCGCGAGGCGCTCACCGCCATGGGATTGCTGCTGGTTTCCGGGATCGCCCTGGTGGCGGGATCGGTGGGATTGTCCGCCGCGTTGGGTGCGTTTTTGGGCGGGGTGCTGCTGGCGGATTCCGAATACCGCCACGAGATCGAAGCGGACCTGGAGCCCTTCCGGGGCCTTTTCCTGGGGTTCTTCTTCGCGACGGTCGGTGCGGGGCTGAATCTCCCCTTGATCGTGTCCAAGCCAATTCTTGTCATTTCCCTGGCCCTGGGAGTGTTCGCGCTCAAGACCGGAGCGCTCTGGTTGTTGGCCCGGACCGCCCGCATGCACGCGCCCGATCGGCTTCCCTTGGCGCTGGGATTGGCGCAGGTGGGGGAGTTCGCCTTCGTGCTTTTGGCGATGTCGAAAGGCTCGGGAATCCTTCCGGGGGATCTCGCGGAAATTCTCGGGGGCGCCGTGGCGGTCTCGATGCCGCTCACCCCGCTGGCGCTGGTGGTGTGGGCCGCCTTCCAACGACGGAAATTGGCAAACTCGACGGACGACCTGGCGGGCGCTGAATCAGAGCCCATTGCGCCCAGCGAATCTCCGGTGCTGTTGGCCGGGTTCGGGCGGATGGGCTCCATGGTAGGCAGGGTGCTCAAGGCCCAAGGAATCGCGGTCACCGTATTGGACTTGGACCCCAATCAGGTCGCGCACATGAGGCGCCTGGGATTGGAACCCCATTTTGGCGATGCCCGTCGGGAGGAGTTGCTGCAAGCGGCAGGACTCGCCAAGGCATGTTTGCTGGTGGTGATGGTGGACGACCAGGACGATGGCCTGGACATCGTGAAGACCGCACGGCAACTGCGCCCGACCCTTCCGGTTCTATTGCGTGTGCATGACCATCAAGGTGCTTACCAGGCCTTGGCCATGGAGGCAGTGGAGCCGATCCGGGAAACCTTCGGGGCGGCCATGGAAGCCTCCCGACTGGCTTTGGAGCGGCTTGGGTGGCGATCGACGCGGGCGCTACGTGCGGTGGAACTGTTTGTTCGGCACAACGACGCTTCCATGCGCGAACTGGCGAAGGTGGATCGAGCATCGGAGGACTGGCTGCGCCTGTTGCGTGCGCGCATCGACGAGGCCTCCACGTTGGTGCGCGAGGACGCCGACCCGCGCCACCTGGTGGATCGCGCCTGGGACAACGAAAGCCTGCGGGCGGAGGTGGTGAAAAGGGAGTGAGCTTCGCCCCTCAGGCCTGCTCCAAGGCGGGCAATTCCAGGTCTGTTCCCCGGCGGCGCAGGCGCAAGGCCTTGCCCAGAAGCTCCACGCCCATCTCGGGACAATTGGAAGACCTACTGGCAAGTGTCGCTTCCGAGGGAGTCCACTTGTGAGCTAGATCCCACCAGGTGCCTTCGTGCTGGGCGTCGCAGGCATCCAGCCCCAGCACCTTGCGGGGGGCGGTGGACAGCCACTTGACCCAATCGGCGAGATCCACTTTCTGGATGGTTCCCGCCTGGGAAGCCGCCAGGAGCGCAGGGAAGCAGGTTTCCAGTCCGATGGCGCCATAGGGGGACTTGTCGAATTCCGCGCTCTTGACTTCCGCCGCCACCGGACGGTGCAGCGAGCAGATGGCATCGATCGAACCGTCGCGCAATCCGGCCCACAGGGCGGTACGGTCGGTGGCCCCGCGTAGCGGCGGGAAGACTTTCCAGTCTTCCGGGAAGCCTTCCAGGATCGACTCGTCCGCCAGCAGGTGGCGAAACGACACGTCTGCCGTGACCGGCAAGCCTTCCAGCTTCGCCTCGCGCACCAGCGATACGCCCACGGCGCTGGAGATCCGCGAGAGGTGGACGCGCGCCTTGGTGCGGCGCACCAGCGGCAAAAGTGTGCCAAGGCCGATTTCCTCGGCCAGGGAGGGAATCCCGCGCAAACCCAGTCGTTCCGCCACGGGCCCTTCGTGCACGATGCCTTCCGCAGCGAGATCGGGATCGCACGGATGCACAAAAACCGTCAGATCGTTCTGGGCGGCGTATTCCAGCACCGACCGCAACAGCGAGGTGGAGCGGGGAAGGGTGTCTCCCAGGGAAACCCCCGCGGCACCGGCCTGGGCCAGGAGGGCCATTTCGGAGAGCGTGCCCTTGTCGCGAGTGGCGGCGGCCAGCGGCAACAGATCGCAGTGCAATCCGGCGGCGCGGTGGCGCACCAGATGCACCTGGGCGTCGGAATCGATGGCCGGTTCGGTGAATGGCTCCATGGCCACCACGGAGAATCCGCCACGGGTCGCGGCGGCGAGGCCGGAGGCGATGGTTTCGGCTTGTTCCGAGCCGGGTTCGCCGAAGGCGCAACCGAGATCGCAGAATCCGGGAAGAAGGATCTCAGACATTGGTTTTCCTTCCAGCCAGAAGATGCAAGACCGCCATGCGGACGGCCACACCGTTGGTCACTTGTTCCAAGATCACCGATTGCGGACCGTCGGCAATTTCCGACACGATCTCCACACCGCGGTTGATGGGGCCGGGATGCAGCACCAAGGCGCCTGGTTTGGCGAGTCGCAGTCGATCGCGGTCCAATCCGAAGCTGTGGCGGTATTCGCGAAGCGAAGGCAACAGTCCGCTGGACTGGCGTTCGTGCTGGATGCGCAAGAGCATGACGGCGTCCGAGCCCTCCAGTGCATCGTCCAGGCTCTTGGCGACCCGCACCTGGGCCCCGAAAGCCTCCGGATGGCGGGGCAGGAGGGTGGCGGGCCCCCACACGCGTACGGTCGCGCCCAGCGTGGACAGTGCCCAAAGGTTGGATCGTGCCACCCGGGAATGGCGGATGTCGCCGATGATGGCGACTTTTTTGCCTTCCAGCGACCCTAGGTGTTGGCGCATGGTCAGCGCGTCCAGAAGGCCTTGGGTGGGGTGTTCGCAGGCGCCGTCGCCGGCGTTGACCACGACAGTATTTGTCTGGGAAGCGAGGAAAGCCGGAACACCCGCGCTGGAGTGGCGCACCACGAACACATCCGCTCCCAGCGACTCGATGTTGCGGGCGGTGTCGCGCAGGGATTCCCCTTTGGCGGCGCTGGATCCCGACGACGTGAAGTTCATGGGCGAGGCGCCCAAACGCTTCTGGGCGGTTTCAAAGGAGAGCCGGGTGCGGGTGCTGTTTTCGAAAAACAGGTTCACCACGGACACGCCGGTGAGGGTTTTGGGGACCGCGACGCCCTCGTCCAGGGCTTCGCGGAAGGATTGGGCTGTGTCCAGGATGGCTTCGAGATCCGATTTGGGCACGTCCCGCAAGCCGGGCAAGTGGCGGATCGATAGACTTCCCGGAATTCCAGGGGCTGACTTTGTCATTGCGATAGAGTAAAATAGCTTCGAACCGATCATCGTCTTCGCTTTAACGTTGGAGGAAATGGCCTTTGGAAGTCCAGTACCGCAAGTCGGCGCGCCGCTCCTTGGATCTGGAGCAGCTTCAGGACATCCGGGTTCCCGTCCGGTTGCACTTGGGCGGCTGCAAAATGGCCATGGAAGAGCTCCTCAATCTGGAGATCGACCAGGTCATCCAACTGGACCGCCTGGCGGGCGAAGCGGTGGACGTGGTGGTCAACCACCGCCACATGGCCAAAGGCGAAGTCGTGGTGGTCAACAACCACCTCGCGGTGCGCCTGATCTCGCTGCTGTCGCCGGAGGAGAGGCTGAAGTTGGTTTGAGGAACAGATCCGGGCGAGGGGAGACGAAAACTGGTCAGGTTGGATCGGCGGGGAAAAAATGAGCCTGTCGCATTCCAGGTACGGAGATACCTTCCTAGAATGTGCAACGTGAGGCAATTCCCTGTCTGGTTGGTTGAGGCCGTTTCCGAACGTCACGAGATCGCGCCTGTCCGTGGATCTGGTTTGTGATCCAGATTTTGTTTTTGGTGGTCCTGGTGATCTTGTGGAATCTGAGCTTTTGTCATCAGCGGCAGCAGGGTGTTTATGGGAACGCCTTTTTTGAGCAGTTGGATACGGCGCTGCCGCTTCGCTGGTGCTCGCAAAGCTCTCCGGGTGGGGATTACAGCGCTTGGGCCAGACTGAAACGAGACCCGCGCATCCGAGACTCCCTGATCAAATCCTGGAAACTTGAACCGCAACATGGCGAGGCACGGTATCAGTTCGAGCAGTTAGTCAGCAGCGCACCTGACACAACGATTCATTGGTATGCGCGACCTAGGGTTCCGGAGGAATGCCTGAGTGTATCTAGAATTTTATTCCCAGATGACTGCAAGATCAAGGAGTGGGCACCTCATCTCCAAATGTGGCGAGGGCGAATCACCAATTGTGATTGGACATTCATGGTGGACGACGGAAACGGACTGTACCTCTATGGCGATGTCAGCCAGGGATGCGCCCAGTAGTGGTGCTGGGGCGAAAAAGTTTATTTTGCTGCCCTGGTGCTTGGGGGCAAGGGCTAGCTGGGCGATATTGGTCTTAAGCAAGGACCTTTTCTGTTCCTGTGGGAGTGAGAGATGGTGCTGGTTTTTAAGGGGCTGAAGGATTATCGGGAGTATTTATCCAAAAACCAAATTCACATCTTGGTTTTGGATTGTTCGATGGTCACCAACGATGATCTGCTTGCTTTATATGATTCTTTGATTTTTCCGATGGGAGGGGCTTATTGCTCGGGTGATCAGACCGTATATATTTCGGATTGTATTGGAGAACTGGTCGCCATAAAGTCCTTCCCCACGGGTGAGTTCTCGGGATTTGATTTGCGGTGGTCGCCTGAGGAGGGTGGAATGATGAGAAACCTATGGGATGCGAAATTCAGCTCCTTTCTGACTGGGGAGTATGATGTGGTGGTGATGACCACAGACGACCGGTTTCGCGATGAGCATTGGGTTGCTGAGGAGTTGAAGCGAATCGAGGAAACCGATTGCTCGTGAGTCTTTTGAATAGGGCGTATTCGTGGACAAGGAGAGGTGGGTCAGATCACTGTTGATTCATTCGAGCAGTCGGCTACAAAAAGCGCGAAGGGCATCTGTACTATTCTGTTTCAAAGGAAAAGAATAAACTGTCAGTTCGGATGCATCAAGGAAGACTATGAATTATAAGACGTGTCACGAGAATATGAATGCTACGACATTTTGTAAAATTTGTAGATAAGATCAAAGGATTGGCGGGTGGCTGCATAAGCTGTGACGAGTGGAAATTGAAATCGTTTGCGGCAACGCTTGGAGTCTCCGCTAAATAATTGATGGAGCCGTTGTATAAAAAGAATGACGACGTTTTCAAATCTTGTTCCTTTGTACGGCGTCATGAATGCAAAGACAAAGATTAATGCTGCTGCAAAATTGGGCGTCCGTTTTCAAAATTCTCATTTTTCATGGTTTGCCCTCAAATCCTTTTAGGATCGAGTTTATGTACGCTGACCTGGAGTTGTCCCAATAGCACAAGGTGCATCGACCTTGACTAAAGATGTGTTCGCATTTTGTTTTTCCATATAAAATGCTTGAACACTCGGGGCATAAATCAGTCATTTCTGAGATGATTTTAAAGTAATCGCTTCCACATTCGTTGCATCTGCTGGTTGTTTTATTTTTCATTGCAACTCATACATCCGGAGGATTTCCTTTATCCCGCTCCTTATGTTGTAGAGCAGGGTAATTTTTTCTTTGTTGATACCTTTCATGCTTTGATAAGGCGAGTTTCTATTGCTGCCGTTTTGAATGCCAGTCATCAATATTGATTAATGTTTCGATGCCATTCTCAATTCGGAAGAATTGGTTTGGATGCGGGGGGATATCTGGGAATGATAAGCCTGGATCGCATAAAACCTTGCAGCCTATTTTTTTTGAGCAATATCTTGCAAATTCAACATCTGAACTCCATTTTGTTCTACCCTTAATCCAGCATGACGAAAGAGAAAACTCAGATTCCGCCAAAGAAACGAACAGCGATTCGCTTGACATATGAACAGTGCCATCGGAATTGTCGATGCAAAAATCACAATCATCGAATTCATTTTTGATAAAATCTATCAGTAGCGCAGATATCGGCTGGCCAAGATATATTTCTATTTCGTCATCATTGATCATTTGTAGAACTTTCTGCCTCGATGGTTGTTTTTTTTGTTTTTATTTGTCATTGCATCAAAAATCCCCACGGAGTGTGTGCCGGGCCTGTTCACCGCTTCACGGCTGGGCAGGCAATTCAAAGCAGAAAAGCCGCGATAGCGGTGGAACGGCGTTAGGGACCGTCTGTGGTCAAGTTGGCAGTCGTTCAATTTCATTATATTAAATTTCATGAGTTCTTGTTATTTGTTCCATATGGGTTCAAATATTATCAAAACAACTTGTTAATTAAGGTGTAGAGAAATTCATTGCCTATGATAATCTTGGGAAATCATCATTTCCCAAGATACAACATCGGTATTGACGTGTTCTCATCGCCAATACGACGAAAAATCATTCTATATGAATATTCGCCATCGGAATTACTCCCGCCTCCTCCGATATTTGACGAAAGCAATGTGTCCGTAAATACTGGAAACATAGATTTTATGACATAACTATACGAGCGAAGCGGTGTCCAATTGTCAACATAATAATCCGATGAAAGTTTGGCGTCTCTCGCATTCATGTTGAAAAATTGGATAGAATCAGGCCATTCCTTGAAGTTGCCCTTAAGATCTGAGTACATAAAATACTTTATAGAGGTATCAATTGGTTTCTTATACGTATTAGCAAATGGCTGAAACAGTTGCAGTTCAACCCAGTAAAATGTGCTATCACTTTTGAATCGATAGTACTGAATCACATCGTTTTGTCGATATCCTGTTCCTTGATAAACAGCAGTTCCCTCATATAAACCCAATAGCTTTGGCGAAAACGTAACTGTCTCCCCAGCCGAAACACTCGAATCGTAACATCCAAGCGTAATTAGTGATAACAAAAAACTCAATATTAACATTCGGAAATTGGAGTTGGATTTCATATTCATTTCGTTCCCTGTTTTATGATGGTAGAGTGAGGTTTTGTGAATGATTCATTGTGCTGGGTAAGGATATTAAACGGACAAATGAAATTGCGTTCATTTGTTTGCAGCTATTTCAACGGCACAAAATTGTTGGCCGCGCCGCAGGCGTCTCCCTAACAGTGTGTCCTGAATAGAAAGGTGAGGTCGAAACATGCGATAGAGGAATTGCCTTTCGAGCTGTGCTGAAGA
This DNA window, taken from Fibrobacterota bacterium, encodes the following:
- a CDS encoding FliM/FliN family flagellar motor switch protein, whose product is MEVQYRKSARRSLDLEQLQDIRVPVRLHLGGCKMAMEELLNLEIDQVIQLDRLAGEAVDVVVNHRHMAKGEVVVVNNHLAVRLISLLSPEERLKLV
- a CDS encoding 4Fe-4S binding protein, which encodes MSTLKTWQELPHGGVILEAGSAAKYETGSWRTWKPITHREHCIHCLACWEYCPEDAIVLEDGQDPSGGTRKFVKEVNYFHCKGCGLCVRECPVNKEGKVQALGFVRDEV
- a CDS encoding dihydroorotase (Catalyzes the reversible hydrolysis of the amide bond within dihydroorotate. This metabolic intermediate is required for the biosynthesis of pyrimidine nucleotides) codes for the protein MSEILLPGFCDLGCAFGEPGSEQAETIASGLAAATRGGFSVVAMEPFTEPAIDSDAQVHLVRHRAAGLHCDLLPLAAATRDKGTLSEMALLAQAGAAGVSLGDTLPRSTSLLRSVLEYAAQNDLTVFVHPCDPDLAAEGIVHEGPVAERLGLRGIPSLAEEIGLGTLLPLVRRTKARVHLSRISSAVGVSLVREAKLEGLPVTADVSFRHLLADESILEGFPEDWKVFPPLRGATDRTALWAGLRDGSIDAICSLHRPVAAEVKSAEFDKSPYGAIGLETCFPALLAASQAGTIQKVDLADWVKWLSTAPRKVLGLDACDAQHEGTWWDLAHKWTPSEATLASRSSNCPEMGVELLGKALRLRRRGTDLELPALEQA
- a CDS encoding 2-oxoacid:acceptor oxidoreductase family protein, with the translated sequence MSKYFEIRWHGRGGQGAVTGAKSLAECVQGTGRNVVAFPEYGPERRGAPVKAFNRFSDQVIRIHTPVTTPDVVIVVDASLLQLPAIREGVMEHTIFLVNIEKTSDQVREILGLENRVVTVAANEISHKLFRREIPNSTMLGAFAKIAPHIIGLEQLKKEADHVFSELLGPDLVEKNLTAIQQGHDLCHVG
- a CDS encoding cation:proton antiporter, coding for MTLVAIVFLLLATVALVPLATRLGIGSAMAYLVAGILAGPHIVGVMSDPASLSHAAEFGVVIMLFLVGLELRPRELWRLRGPLVALGGAQVVGTALLVALVGWFAGLSWQASLAVGAAMAMSSTALALPALRDRGLGSGPTGHGALAILLFQDIAVIPLLALLPLLATKTVSDFHDAGALGFLPGFARTPAAIVVLALVLVATQWAAKHVFRWLALSRQREALTAMGLLLVSGIALVAGSVGLSAALGAFLGGVLLADSEYRHEIEADLEPFRGLFLGFFFATVGAGLNLPLIVSKPILVISLALGVFALKTGALWLLARTARMHAPDRLPLALGLAQVGEFAFVLLAMSKGSGILPGDLAEILGGAVAVSMPLTPLALVVWAAFQRRKLANSTDDLAGAESEPIAPSESPVLLAGFGRMGSMVGRVLKAQGIAVTVLDLDPNQVAHMRRLGLEPHFGDARREELLQAAGLAKACLLVVMVDDQDDGLDIVKTARQLRPTLPVLLRVHDHQGAYQALAMEAVEPIRETFGAAMEASRLALERLGWRSTRALRAVELFVRHNDASMRELAKVDRASEDWLRLLRARIDEASTLVREDADPRHLVDRAWDNESLRAEVVKRE
- a CDS encoding NAD(P)H-dependent oxidoreductase, which gives rise to MDTTQMPDTLVVFAHPAFEKSRVHRTWLPEVQALPFVEVRDLCQLYPGGVVDVKAEQAALEAARTVVLQFPLYWYACPGILKEWIDQVFEHGWAYGQAGTALRGKRLVVATSAGGAREAYQAEGRNRHPIKEYLLPHEGLARLCGMDWLGVFALHGALAVRQKQDAQPSAAAYVRLLQGLHDNTLDLARLRVCENILEAIEAA
- a CDS encoding aspartate carbamoyltransferase catalytic subunit, which translates into the protein MTKSAPGIPGSLSIRHLPGLRDVPKSDLEAILDTAQSFREALDEGVAVPKTLTGVSVVNLFFENSTRTRLSFETAQKRLGASPMNFTSSGSSAAKGESLRDTARNIESLGADVFVVRHSSAGVPAFLASQTNTVVVNAGDGACEHPTQGLLDALTMRQHLGSLEGKKVAIIGDIRHSRVARSNLWALSTLGATVRVWGPATLLPRHPEAFGAQVRVAKSLDDALEGSDAVMLLRIQHERQSSGLLPSLREYRHSFGLDRDRLRLAKPGALVLHPGPINRGVEIVSEIADGPQSVILEQVTNGVAVRMAVLHLLAGRKTNV